Part of the bacterium genome is shown below.
GCCGCCGTGCGACTGGCGCACGGTCACGTCCCGCCCGGCGGTCGCCTTCCAGTGCTTCGCGAATGCGGCGTTGAACTCCTGGTACAGCTCGCGCGTCGGGTCGTAGGAGACATTGAGGATCGTCTGCGCCGCCGCGGGTGCCGCCGCGAGCAGCAGGGCGGCGGCCAGTGCCGCGCCGCGGCGCGCCGCCGCGCGTGGGGGATGCGCCTGTGCCATGGTGCCATGCCCTCCCTGTGTCCGGGTGCCGCCGTGGGGCGGCCGCGTGGATAACAGTCTATCGACAACATAGACTGATGTCAACGGAAAGACGGGTCAGCGGTGGTGGCGAACGGGCTTTCTCGTCGCGTGCCCGGCGGCATCTCGCAGCGCGTCCGCGAGCGTCGTCGCGTCGAGGACCTCGCTGATCGCGTCGCGCACGCGCTTCATCACCCCGTGGACCTCGCAGGTCTCCTCGCTCGCGCACTCCTCGCAGGGGCGGTACGCCGTGACGCTGACGCAGGCGACGGGGGCGAGCGGGCCGTCCATGATCCGCACGATCTCGCCGAAGCTGACCTCGCCCGCCGGGCGCGCCAGCGCGTAGCCGCCGCCGCGCCCCTTGCGGCTGACGAGGATGCCGCGGTTCTTCATCGTGAGCAGGATGCTCTCGAGAAACTTCTTGGGGATGCGCTCGGTCTCGGCGATGTCGGCGATGAGCACCGCCTCGCCCTCGCCGCGCCGCGCGAGGTGCAGCGCCGCCTTGAGCGCGTACTTGGCCTTCTTCGTCAGCATCGCCCCGCGCTCCCTCTTTAGCGCCGGCCGCGGCGCGTCCCCAGCAGCTCGAGCACCCGTCGCGCCGCGT
Proteins encoded:
- a CDS encoding Rrf2 family transcriptional regulator — translated: MLTKKAKYALKAALHLARRGEGEAVLIADIAETERIPKKFLESILLTMKNRGILVSRKGRGGGYALARPAGEVSFGEIVRIMDGPLAPVACVSVTAYRPCEECASEETCEVHGVMKRVRDAISEVLDATTLADALRDAAGHATRKPVRHHR